The Candidatus Eremiobacterota bacterium nucleotide sequence GCATTGCTGCGAAGCGAGGCGGTATCATTCTCATGGCGTCTACTCCTTCTGGTTTTTGAGGGGGCCGGTGCCCGGCGGATTTTTTCAGAGGTCCAGCTGCTTCACTCCCGGCGAGAGGCCCGTGAGCATGTGGACCAGGAATATTTCATCAAGGAAGACCGAATCCTCCTTCAGGGCCCTGTCAAAAAAACGGACCCCCTTATCCTTCACTTCCCTTTCTTTCCCTTCTCCCGGGGGGACTTTCCTGTACTCCTCCCAGAAAGCCCTCCCGGCGGAGCTTCTGAATACCTTTTCCAAGGCGGGAAGGGCTTTCTTCGGAGAATCGGAAGGGAAGAGCTTTCCAAAAAGCACCGCGGGAGGAAGGGTGCCGCCGGGGAGCCTTGCGAGCTCCAGGCTCTCCGCGGTCCGGCTCACGCGCTCCTCCAGGCTCTGCATGGCATAGGGTCCTCCGGAGGTGCAGAGCGCGCCTTCAAGCTGCCAGGAATCAAGGCCTGTGGTAAAGGGGAAAAGGTAGCGGTGTGCTCCCTTGCTGATATAGTAAGCCACCTGGGCCTGCGGCGAGAAGAGCACGGTGCCCTTTCTGTATTCAATGAAATCCATGAAATACAGGGCGCCTCCGCGGTTGAAAAGCGTTTCCCCCGGGGGCATCATGACGGTGGAAATTTTTTTCTTCCCCTCATGGGGATGAAGGAGGCCGTAGCTCATCAGGTAGCGGTTTCCCAGCAGCTCAAGGGCAGGGCCCGTCACTCTGAGGTAGTCATTCCATTCCCTTTCAAGGGGCTGAGCCGGTCTGCGCTCCCTCATGGATTCCCAGCCGCCGCCGTTGAGGATGAACTGTTTCGTGGCCTGGAATGAAGCGCGGTCAAGGACCACTACTCTTTTCTGGAACGTGGAGACGACGAGCAGCTGTTCTCCCGAGAGCGTGGCGCTGTAAGGCATGTTGAAGAAGCGGTACGTGGCGCCGTTGTGCCCTGAGGCTGACCTGGCCCTGAGAGAGT carries:
- a CDS encoding beta-propeller fold lactonase family protein → MRATIAILFWGALALASLCSCGGMKEASLWPPAAETVKLKGGASPGLLVSITPFDQGRFLLSDYGDIFLLDTGAGTLEKLKFTVLRSGETCNPTGLFYSEKTTKLYVANYHGNNILICRVDGDRKTVTAENEARSDRTVSPENVFVSDDGARLVSANYDGSSVCCFDLSVKPSRELWSSEIPLAHGVCIAGEKVYATSLGKKRLYELDLTSGKILRSSGKRGWDAGTGDLLWPTHVLPLSGKELLVCDAHTGALSRWEKNSLRARSASGHNGATYRFFNMPYSATLSGEQLLVVSTFQKRVVVLDRASFQATKQFILNGGGWESMRERRPAQPLEREWNDYLRVTGPALELLGNRYLMSYGLLHPHEGKKKISTVMMPPGETLFNRGGALYFMDFIEYRKGTVLFSPQAQVAYYISKGAHRYLFPFTTGLDSWQLEGALCTSGGPYAMQSLEERVSRTAESLELARLPGGTLPPAVLFGKLFPSDSPKKALPALEKVFRSSAGRAFWEEYRKVPPGEGKEREVKDKGVRFFDRALKEDSVFLDEIFLVHMLTGLSPGVKQLDL